One Littorina saxatilis isolate snail1 linkage group LG10, US_GU_Lsax_2.0, whole genome shotgun sequence DNA window includes the following coding sequences:
- the LOC138978492 gene encoding very low-density lipoprotein receptor-like: protein MLHCLSMMKVLSFIMMIAVSAPCEGGPLSENTCESGYVKCPYNDRCHYHGSFCDGFNDCGDNSDEEPEMCRNHTCTPGSVKCGDNTRCIPTVQMCNGYVNCEDRSDEDPEMCRNHTCTSGRVKCDDNTKCIKPSWRCDAVPDCADNSDEDPEMCSQERK from the exons ATGCTCCACTGCT TATCAATGATGAAGGTTCTGTCTTTCATAATGATGATTGCGGTGTCGGCACCTTGCGAGGGCGGGCCACTTTCAG AAAACACCTGTGAATCAGGTTATGTAAAGTGTCCATATAATGATAGATGTCATTATCATGGTTCGTTCTGTGATGGATTCAACGACTGTGGCGATAACTCGGATGAAGAACCAGAAATGTGCA GGAATCACACCTGTACACCTGGTAGTGTGAAGTGTGGCGACAACACGAGGTGTATTCCGACTGTGCAGATGTGTAATGGATACGTCAACTGTGAGGACAGGTCGGATGAAGATCCAGAAATGTGCA GGAATCACACCTGCACCTCTGGTAGAGTGAAGTGTGACGACAACACCAAGTGTATTAAACCTTCGTGGCGCTGTGATGCTGTTCCGGACTGTGCCGACAACTCGGATGAAGATCCAGAAATGTGCA GCCAAGAACGCAAGTGA
- the LOC138978493 gene encoding very low-density lipoprotein receptor-like isoform X2, with the protein MCRKQICSSGKVKCANNVQCIHAAFVCDGDTECADNSDEDPEMCRNHTCAFGRWKCANNVQCIYAPYRCDGAPDCADNSDEDPEMCSQEHK; encoded by the exons ATGTGCA GAAAGCAAATCTGTTCATCTGGTAAAGTGAAGTGTGCCAACAACGTTCAGTGTATTCATGCTGCGTTTGTCTGTGATGGTGATACGGAATGTGCCGACAACTCGGATGAAGATCCAGAAATGTGCA GGAATCACACATGTGCATTTGGTAGATGGAAGTGTGCCAACAACGTTCAGTGTATTTATGCTCCGTATCGCTGTGATGGTGCTCCGGACTGTGCCGACAACTCGGATGAAGATCCAGAAATGTGCA GCCAAGAACACAAGTGA
- the LOC138978493 gene encoding very low-density lipoprotein receptor-like isoform X1 has translation MCRKQICSSGKVKCANNVQCIHAAFVCDGDTECADNSDEDPEMCRNHTCAFGRWKCANNVQCIYAPYRCDGAPDCADNSDEDPEMCRNHTCVLGRWKCANNVQCIHAWYICGGYPNCADNSDEDPEMCSQEHK, from the exons ATGTGCA GAAAGCAAATCTGTTCATCTGGTAAAGTGAAGTGTGCCAACAACGTTCAGTGTATTCATGCTGCGTTTGTCTGTGATGGTGATACGGAATGTGCCGACAACTCGGATGAAGATCCAGAAATGTGCA GGAATCACACATGTGCATTTGGTAGATGGAAGTGTGCCAACAACGTTCAGTGTATTTATGCTCCGTATCGCTGTGATGGTGCTCCGGACTGTGCCGACAACTCGGATGAAGATCCAGAAATGTGCA GGAATCACACCTGTGTACTTGGTAGATGGAAATGCGCCAACAACGTTCAGTGTATTCATGCTTGGTATATCTGTGGTGGTTATCCGAACTGTGCCGACAACTCGGATGAAGATCCAGAAATGTGCA GCCAAGAACACAAGTGA